agctgggttgaataagtcagctgggagagtttgagcagaacagctgagttgaaccagccagagaAGGacggtgagcttattaagcagtaattctcagaggctgaaaatattctaggcctaggttagactgtgcagaggctggaagcttccagaactGGGCCTAGGTCAGCAGAAGGAGGTGGTAAGCCTCCGAGACAACTGAACCAGACCAGTAGAAGTTCCTTTTACACACTATAAAAGGGTAAgtactttcttttgtttcttttgagactgaATCTCTGCTTTGGGACAAAGCAGGCTGGTCTCACGTGACACGTGAAGCCCTCCTTTAGCCTCTGTGTGCTGGAGTGCCTGGCCTTGCCGTGTCTTTTAACTTCCTGTTCATTAACCCatccttccttgctctctttttgTTCTCTCCTGTTTTTTGGTTAGAGAAATTGGTTTGCTGTGGAAATTTTCAGAGTGCATTTTCCTGGGTAACTCCTGAGTCCCTTGagtattttaacttatttttctgtATCCTTTATTGTCTGTAAATTGCTTGTTAAATTTAGAAGATAGCTCTGATCAGGTTTAagcttaattttgttttatttgttttctctctgggaggcagaggcaggcagagctctgtgagtttcaggtcagcctgctttacaaagtgagtacaggacagccaaggctacacgaagaaaccctgccttggggGCGGGGGAATAAAAACTTTTGGACTGACAAGATGGATCAGTGGGTGAAGGTGTGTTCCAccgaagcctgatgacctgagtgtgATCCCCAGACATAGTAAAAGGAGAGGGCTCCCAAGGTCTTCTGATATCCACGTGTTCACCATGGTACCCACACCTCCATACCCACACCCATGAAGTAAAGATAgacttgtttttcaagacagggttttctgtttagttcctgctgtcctggaactctccctGTAGACCGGTctgtctcgaactcacagagatccatatgCTTCtgactctcaagtgctaggatcaaaggtgtgcaccactaccaggttcctgacctttttttttttttaagatttatttatttattatttatacagtattgtCTGCTTGCATGtgcacaccagaggagggcaccagatcttactatagatggttgtgagtcactatgtggttgctgtgaattgaactcaggacctttggaagaacagacagtgcttttaatctctgagccatctctccagccccaggttccccatttttaacataaatatatCACCAGTGAAATTGCATGGGAAAAAGTAAAGATTGTCAGTGTGTCTTACAGTAGGGCTTAGAAAAATACATactgatgtctgtctgtctgtctgtctgtataaaGTAAGTACTGACTTTTGCAACCACCTCTGTGGTATGAATCATGGGGAGCAGAGGACTGCATTCATCGTGACAGTGCAAAGTCTTTTCTTGAAATTGCGGGGCCTTGAAGGGTGTGATAATTGATTTGGAGGAGTTAATGGTTAATGTATCACCCAGGTACAAGGTAAATAATGACAAAGCATTTGGAGCTGCTGATCTTTGTGCAAGTTCAGCTTTGCTTCCTTTAGTGATGACATCCTATCTTACTGTATTCTGTGTATGATccccctttgtttctttttagtttctCACAGGACCTTCCAACGTAGCCTGGTCTGGCCTCAGATTCTCTTGTAGCTCAgccttgcctcagccttctaagtgtcAGAACTGCAAGTGTGTGCCACACGCCCAGCAGTCCTCAGCCAGCCTAAAGATACTACTTGGAAATCCAAACCTCTAAGTCACAGCACAACTTTCCCCTCAACAAAGTTGattcttgttgttgtttacctCAGGACTGACAATACTGTGTGTTcaactccttttccttttttccttctccagCCTGGCCTAAAAGAAGTGGTTGAATCTTGTCGagggaaaaatctatttttttctacCAATATTGATGATGCCATCAGAGAAGCTGATTTAGTATTTATTTCTGTAAGTAGTTTGCTTTGccatgtgattttaaaaatattcctgtCTGTGACAgcttctttgttttatgtttattaagCCACAGTGCTCTTAAGTGTGATAATATATTGCACATGGTGGGCAGGCGCCTTTAGAGTGAGGACCTGTGTTCACTTTTGCCTCCTGGCCTCAGCTTGGACCCTGCCTGCCCTTACTAGTATCTGGCACACGTATGGCAGCTTCTCCACAAATGAGCTCTCTAGATGCTTCCAGCTGCTTCTTTCAGTGGTTCTATTTGTAAAATGTGTTGTTCTGTGAGAGTTAAGACCGTGACTGCTGCTGCTTAACTGATAGTCTGGGCACTGTTTTGAAAGCCTTCTGTTCTTCATCCCAAATGTTTTCACCAGGTAAACACACCAACAAAAACCTATGGGATGGGGAAAGGCCGGGCAGCAGATTTGAAGTACATCGAAGCTTGTGCTCGCCGCATTGTGCAAAACTCGCATGGGTACAAGATTGTGACGGAGAAGAGCACAGTCCCCGTGCGCGCAGCAGAGAGCATCCGCCGCATATTTGATGccaacacaaagcccaacttgAATTTACAGGTACGAAGAAAGAAACGGTAGAGTGATTCTTCATAGGACAAGACTGACGCTTATAGTTACCCACAGTTCATTCTAGCCTTCCTTCCCTTGTACTGCTCCTCCAGGTACTGTCCAATCCTGAGTTCTTGGCGGAGGGAACAGCCATCAAGGACCTAAAGAACCCAGACAGAGTCCTGATTGGAGGGGACGAGACCCCCGAGGGCCAGAAAGCTGTCCGGGCGCTCTGTGCTGTGTATGAGCACTGGGTTCCCAAGGAAAAGATCCTCACCACCAACACTTGGTCCTCAGAGCTGTCCAAATTGGTTAGTGCACATCTTGCGGCTCTTTATTAACATCGTGATTGTGTTTAGACAGGGTGTCCATCTTCCTCAGGCCAGCGTCAAACTCAAaatcctgcttcagcttcctgaatgtggggattgctacacacgcgcacgcacgcacaggttgttttgctttctttttctcagtgCTGGCGATTAAACCTAACGCCTCACGGGTTAGTCAAGGTCTCCAGCACTGCACCACCTTCCAAACTTCCGCTGTCTCCTCACATCAGTGTCTCTAGTGTCTGCTTAGTAACTTGCATCACCTCAATGAAATATACTGACATACAAAAGTTGCTTTGTTACCCAtcatcttctctcctttctgttttatCTAAAGGCAGCAAATGCTTTTCTAGCGCAAAGGATCAGCAGCATTAACTCCATAAGCGCTCTGTGTGAGGCAACAGGGGCTGATGTGGAAGAGGTGGCAACAGCTATTGGAATGGACCAAAGAATTGGAAATAAGTTCCTGAAAGCCAGTGTGGGTAAGTAAAAATTCTCTATATAAAATAGGTTACTAAAACTTCCAGGtttattgaagttttttttttttttttttctttttttgttaagattggttgggtggtggtggtatacgcctttaatcctagcactctggaggcagaggcaggtggatctctgtgagtttgaggttggcgtggtctacaaagggagttccaggacaaccagggctacacagagaaaccttgtctcaaaaaaacaaaacaaacaaaccaaaaattccagaggagctggagagctggcttagtggttaagagcactggctgctcttcagagggccAGGGTATACCTGCCAGCACCCCCGTGGTGACTCAGCTATAACTCATTCCAGGCCTCCTAAGTTCCCATGGCTTACTAGGCATGTGTACCAtaggcacaaatgcaggcaaaacatttgtacacataaaataaatcttaaaaaaaagtctaGAAGATGACTTCTGTAAGGTGGTTCAGTGAGCAAGCTGACAGGAGCACACCTGTCCCCACGCCTGGTGACTTGAGTTTAAACTCACATGCTAAAAGGAGAGGACAGACTCCTCGAGTTGTCCGCTGGCTTCCATGTAGTGCCTCCCCAAATGGGCTGTAAAGATTGAGTGAAATTGGGCATACTGTGTGCATCTCTTATCTTTGCAGTTAAgaagtggaggtaggaggatcaggagcttaAGGCTAGCCTCTGTTAGGAAAGTTGCCCAGGTGCCCTTGAACTTGTGGAGCCAAGGCAGGCTAGGAGTCTTCTATGCTCCTGTGTCAGCCTTCAAGGtatttgggattacaggcatgtgtcgcCCGGCCTGGCCCCAGAAGAGTTGCCCTTAGCCCAGTCTGTAAATCCAACTTTACACCAGCCATATACGCAGTTCTCATTATTTGTGGTAGGTAGGCTGCATTATAACCCTGAAAATActttatagggctggagagatggctcagccattaaaggcgaggcccacaaccaaaaaaaaaagacttacagAACACTGAgtgaaacgctgtctcaaaaaatacataaAGGGAGTTGGAAATGGCTCAGGGttcagagtgcttgcctggcattcgaggccttgggttcaatccctgcAGCATGTGtggacacatatacacactcatgcAGAGTTGGCATTTCTGAGGCTGGGTGTCACTTCCTACTCCTAGCTTCCTGCCCTTTTTGATGCTTTCTCTGACTAAAATAAAGACAGCTACTGTTTACATGAGATCTACTATGTGTTGTGGGCTATATTAGTACTTTATctccttgaagttttttttctttcaagacagtttcatacagcccaggctggccttaaatttgctatgtagttgaggttggcctcaaacccCTGATCTTCCTGCATTACCTCTCACAATCCAGAAACACAGATATATAAAACTACACTTTGCATTTTTATTGCTGATGGCCCTTATAAGAAGGTGGTGcaattttgtttttagaaagtATTGAGGTTCAAGCAAAGTTTTGTAACTTGCTCAGAATCATATGATCCTGTGGCCAGATTTTCTGACACTAAAGTCTTTGCCTTCCTGCTGCGGCCTGAATTGTACTGGCTCAAAGGTGAGCTAGCATACCTTGGGCCACACCCACCCCACAGCTTGTTGTAAATAGGTGTTCCGGGGCTATAGTCATATACCCACAGCCTATCTCTTGTCTTTGGCTACTATGGAACTACAGTGACAGAGGTTAACAGTTGTGGCAGAGATTTTATGGTCCACAAAGACCAAAATGTTTACCATCTGGCCCTTTACCTTAAAAGTTTACTAACTCTGCAGTAAAGTAGTTGATATAGGGCAATCATGGCAGATAGTGACAGAAGAAATAGATTAATGTAAAGGAATAGATTAATGTCaagtgggggctggagaagtggagaGTTAAGAACATGTGTTCTATGGATGACCTGTGTTTATTCCCCACGCACTTTAAGCCAGCCGTCCTCTTCTAACCTCAGGGGAAGAGATGTGCctacgtacatgcaggcaaaacactcacacattaaaaataaaaaattaaaaaaagatacacacacacacacactttcttaaGAGGAAAAAGGTCAGATGTAGCTTTAATGAAACCTGTGTTAGGGAACCATTTGATAATTACTTGGAGAACTGATTTATTATCTATAAATGTCACATGATTTATaaactgttttgatttttttcatcttgATACAGGATTTCAGCCCAGCCTGAacttgaactcagtatgtagcaggaaaaatttctgctttctgaattttattacttaaaatctaaataaaagtCACTGATGTTGTGTAAGCTTTATCATGGGATTTAGTTTCTGGATCTTACCTGAAAATATTGTCAGCTTATTTTGTTCCCTCAGGTTTTGGTGGGAGCTGCTTCCAAAAAGATGTTCTGAATTTGGTTTATCTTTGTGAAGCTCTGAATCTGCCCGAAGTAGCTCGTTACTGGCAGCAGGTATATATCTTTGAGGTCAATAACTTACGATTGATTGTAATTAAACATGGTACTCTTGGTGAAATGGTCTTGACAGAACTTGTTTCAGGAACTCAATTTAGTTATTTCAGATTTATTTAATGAGAGTATTttcctagtcttttttttttcctcgtcTGCTATGATGGACATTTTTGATACATTAATACTTCTCATTTTATAGGTTAATTTGCTCCCAGAATAAGTCAGGAAGTAATACTATCCTTTATATTTGGGGGTATGTGTTTGAGACTTGTCTCACATaaaaggctggtcttgaacttgctgtgtagctgagcgTGACTTTGAACACCTactccctctgcctcctcagtgctagagTTACTGGCATTCTCTATCATAAGTgtcaggatctcactgtgtagtccaggctagcctggaagttGGTGTGAAGCATGCTTTTCTATCAAACTAAAGAACCCACATTGTAATATTTTCAAGTGGTTTGTATCTATGGatactttccttctcttcttggaGTTCACAGAGCTAAAACAGGAACCCCTTTATGGCTTATCAAGTGCTTGCTTATTCTGGGGACTCTTTGGGAGCACTTTGCATCACACAGAATCTCATTTAGTCCTCATCACTAGTGGTGCCCCGTTTTTAGATGAGAGAAGATACTGTGAGAAATAACGTAGTTTGGCTAAAGTACCGGCCAGGTTATGTACCTTTCCCAAATGTTTCCCCCAAATTCATAATCTCAGATTATGAATAGCCGTAGGCAAGTCTATAGAGAGGGCTCACTTTTTGTGTATTTCAGCCTAGAACGCGGCTTTATCTTGCCGTTCACTGTGTAAATGAAGTCCTTATTTTTCAACACTTTGGGCTTTTTTTCAAGCTCCCAAAACATGAGATGATCCTGGAAGCCTTTGAAAAagcctcctctttcccctctatcAGCAACTTCAACTTAGCAGATCAGTCAGAAGCTCTTAGGATAGTTGGTCAAAAGTGTGTCCGGAACTGTGGTTGGCACAGTTTGAGCAGAAGCAGCTCTCCCTCGGTGCAGTGTCTGTTCTTAGCCAGCTTCATCTTGTGGTGAACTTTGGTGAATGGTGACTTGCAGCATATGTGGGAATGCGTGGAGAGATGATTGCTTACCACCTTCTTCCCTTGGGAGTTTAGGAAgctggctggggtgggggtggggatattATTTAGATTGGCCCTGAGGCTGGATCTCAGATGCCTTCAGAATTCAAGCCTAGCTGTGTTCCCCATCTTTTCATCCACCCTAGCTTTACTCATGGAAGGTCAAGTCgaaagaaaatgaacatttttaggAAGGTTCTAAGGAAGGGAATTggattttctttgtgttttgtttgagacagggtttctctgtgtagccttggctatcctggaactcatactgtagaccaggctggtctagaactcaagagatcctcctgcctctgccttccaggtgttgggattaaaggtgtgtaccactacctCTTGGcagattttcttattattttcttattattttatcttattattttatttatttgttcacttttcaaaagatagggtttctttatatagccatggttgtcctggaacttgctctctacatcaggctagcctggaactcggagatttgcctgccttccaaatgctgggattaaaggtgtgtgtctgcAATTGGTGGATTTTTAGTTTTTGGATTTAAAGCTAAATAACAGTGTTTGGTAAATTGTGTCATTAGTGTGTAAGCCATACATTTGtacagtagaatttactgtgaaacCATATGCATGTCCTAGACTACCCTTTTGTGAGCTGACATTGTATACATGTGATTTCAGGTCATAGACATGAATGACTACCAGAGGCGGCGGTTTGCATCGCGGATCATAGACAGCCTATTTAATACAGTGACGGATAAGAAGATAGCTATCCTGGGGTTTGCATTCAAAAAGGATACTGGTGACACCAGGTACTGGGTCTTTAAAACACTAAAAAATAAGTTTACCTGTGTTTACCTCGTACTCAGGGTG
This genomic window from Meriones unguiculatus strain TT.TT164.6M chromosome 12, Bangor_MerUng_6.1, whole genome shotgun sequence contains:
- the Ugdh gene encoding UDP-glucose 6-dehydrogenase, with the translated sequence MVEIKKICCIGAGYVGGPTCSVIAHMCPEIRVTVVDVNESRINAWNSPTLPIYEPGLKEVVESCRGKNLFFSTNIDDAIREADLVFISVNTPTKTYGMGKGRAADLKYIEACARRIVQNSHGYKIVTEKSTVPVRAAESIRRIFDANTKPNLNLQVLSNPEFLAEGTAIKDLKNPDRVLIGGDETPEGQKAVRALCAVYEHWVPKEKILTTNTWSSELSKLAANAFLAQRISSINSISALCEATGADVEEVATAIGMDQRIGNKFLKASVGFGGSCFQKDVLNLVYLCEALNLPEVARYWQQVIDMNDYQRRRFASRIIDSLFNTVTDKKIAILGFAFKKDTGDTRESSSIYISKYLMDEGAHLHIYDPKVPREQIVVDLSHPGVSVDDQVSRLVTISKDPYEACDGAHALVICTEWDMFKELDYERIHKKMLKPAFIFDGRRVLDGLHTELQAIGFQIETIGKKVSSKRIPYTPGEIPKFSLQDPPNKKPKV